A stretch of the Thiomicrorhabdus xiamenensis genome encodes the following:
- a CDS encoding ATP synthase subunit I — MIRNVDTAYKVQGIIGIAVVVFYATQGHVAGAAYGFVIGLLNIFMLQFTFQKANKRAAEDPKAGMLVLYLSAVIRFILLAVFFVLGLSILDQSEAFPVIITFVLMQIGQLFNLKGKRRLTD; from the coding sequence ATGATTAGAAACGTCGATACGGCATATAAGGTACAGGGCATTATCGGGATTGCCGTTGTAGTGTTTTACGCGACCCAGGGACATGTTGCGGGCGCGGCTTATGGTTTCGTTATCGGGCTGCTGAACATTTTTATGTTGCAGTTTACCTTCCAAAAAGCCAATAAACGTGCGGCGGAAGACCCGAAAGCGGGCATGCTGGTTTTATATCTGAGTGCAGTAATCAGATTCATTCTGTTGGCTGTGTTTTTTGTATTAGGGCTGTCTATTCTCGATCAGAGCGAGGCGTTCCCGGTCATTATCACTTTTGTGTTAATGCAGATCGGGCAACTCTTTAATTTGAAAGGGAAAAGACGTTTGACTGACTAA
- a CDS encoding ParA family protein — protein sequence MGRIIAIANQKGGVGKTTTSVNLAAALARLQKKVLLIDLDPQGNASVAVGFDKDSAEKTIYDILVDEAGFDEVVSEIEEAGLDLLASNGDLTAAEVELLEEDMGPTRLSQALKPIKERYDVILIDCAPSLNMLTVNALVAADGIIVPVQCEYFALEGLSALMDTIETVQSELNPKLHIDGLLRTMHDRRNNLANDVSNELVSHFGMKVLQSIIPRNVRLAEAPSHGESIFDYDMSCSGALAYLALANEVVRKTQI from the coding sequence GTGGGAAGAATCATAGCCATTGCAAATCAGAAGGGCGGCGTCGGCAAGACGACGACGAGTGTGAACTTAGCGGCTGCGCTTGCCCGACTGCAGAAGAAGGTATTGTTGATTGATTTGGACCCGCAGGGGAATGCTTCGGTCGCTGTTGGTTTTGACAAGGACAGCGCGGAAAAAACCATTTACGATATCCTCGTAGATGAGGCCGGTTTCGACGAGGTGGTCAGCGAAATCGAAGAGGCTGGATTGGATCTTCTGGCTTCCAACGGCGATCTGACGGCAGCGGAAGTTGAGCTTCTGGAAGAAGATATGGGACCGACCCGGCTTTCCCAAGCTCTGAAGCCAATTAAAGAGCGCTACGATGTAATTCTGATCGACTGTGCGCCGAGTTTGAATATGTTGACGGTGAATGCACTGGTCGCTGCGGACGGTATTATTGTGCCGGTGCAGTGTGAGTATTTCGCATTGGAAGGCTTGTCGGCGCTGATGGATACGATCGAGACGGTGCAAAGCGAATTGAATCCGAAGCTGCATATCGACGGACTCCTCAGAACCATGCATGACCGCCGCAATAATCTGGCGAATGATGTCTCCAACGAATTGGTTAGTCATTTCGGTATGAAGGTTCTGCAAAGCATTATTCCGCGCAATGTGCGTCTGGCTGAAGCGCCGAGTCACGGCGAATCGATTTTTGACTATGATATGAGCTGCAGTGGCGCCCTGGCCTATCTGGCGCTGGCGAATGAAGTGGTTCGTAAAACGCAAATTTAA
- a CDS encoding ParB/RepB/Spo0J family partition protein, translating into MVKKRSGMGKRGLSAMLGAKQKSEKNVSDLRVEKLPVDQLKAGQYQPRQQFNDDSLAELAASIKVQGVVQPIVVRSLNDDSYEIIAGERRWRAAKLAGLEHVPVVIRQADGQTTLAMALIENIQRENLNPIETAIGLKRLLQEFELTQQEVADAVGYSRSAVSNLLRLLKLPEAIQQALHDGKITMGHARAVISMPEPIQNDLVKKAVQNGWSVRQMEQAAQEVLVPSAVKKAAKDAAKPKFEFVDLHQESLAKRLDAKVQIKHKENGRGKIEISYKDEKELQRLSELLTQK; encoded by the coding sequence GTGGTAAAAAAACGTTCAGGTATGGGAAAACGCGGTCTAAGCGCCATGTTGGGGGCTAAGCAGAAGTCGGAAAAGAATGTCAGCGATTTACGTGTCGAAAAGCTGCCTGTCGATCAGCTTAAGGCCGGACAATACCAGCCTCGCCAACAGTTCAATGACGATTCTTTGGCCGAGTTGGCCGCGTCGATCAAGGTGCAGGGTGTTGTACAGCCGATCGTAGTTCGCTCCCTGAATGACGATTCCTATGAAATTATTGCTGGAGAGCGCCGTTGGCGTGCCGCAAAACTGGCCGGACTGGAGCATGTTCCGGTTGTGATTCGTCAGGCCGATGGCCAGACGACACTGGCAATGGCGCTGATTGAAAATATCCAGCGTGAAAATCTGAATCCGATCGAGACGGCTATCGGTTTGAAACGTCTGCTGCAGGAATTTGAACTGACGCAGCAGGAAGTGGCGGATGCGGTCGGTTATTCGCGCTCGGCGGTATCGAATCTGTTGCGCCTGCTGAAACTCCCGGAGGCCATTCAACAAGCGTTGCATGACGGTAAGATCACCATGGGGCATGCGCGTGCGGTCATCAGTATGCCGGAGCCGATTCAGAATGATTTGGTTAAGAAGGCGGTTCAAAACGGTTGGTCGGTTCGCCAGATGGAGCAGGCGGCACAAGAAGTCTTGGTGCCATCAGCGGTCAAAAAAGCGGCTAAAGACGCTGCCAAACCGAAGTTTGAGTTCGTCGACCTCCATCAGGAGTCTCTAGCGAAGCGCCTGGATGCCAAGGTACAGATCAAGCACAAGGAAAATGGTCGCGGCAAGATTGAAATCAGTTACAAAGATGAAAAAGAACTGCAGCGACTGTCCGAACTTTTGACACAAAAGTGA
- the atpA gene encoding F0F1 ATP synthase subunit alpha: MQLNASEISSLIKDRIKGFEGAAESGSEGTVVSIADGIARVHGVSDVMYGEMVQFDENTFGMALNLERDSIGVVVLGEYKHISEGDKVTCTGKILEVPVGPEMMGRVVDGLGRAIDGKGPIDAKITSPIERIAPGVIDRKSVDQPMMTGIKSIDSMIPIGRGQRELIIGDRQIGKTAIAIDAIISQKNTGVKCVYVAMGQKASTVNNVRRKLEETGAMENTVIVAANASDPAALQYLAAYAGCAMGEYYRDRGEDALIIYDDLTKQAQAYRQISLLLRRPPGREAFPGDIFYLHSRLLERAARVSEDYVERFTNGEVKGKTGSLTALPIIETQAGDVSAFVPTNVISITDGQIFLETSMFSQGIRPAVNAGLSVSRVGGAAQTKAIKKLGGGIRLDLAQYRELAAFAQFASDLDATTKAQLERGKRVTELMKQKQFAPLTIAEMAASLFAANEGFLDDVEVEKVLAFEAGMHAHMNSAHADLAAKINDGGAWNDDIAAELKACIEEFKANGVY; this comes from the coding sequence ATGCAATTGAATGCCTCTGAAATCAGCAGCCTGATCAAAGACCGTATTAAAGGTTTTGAAGGTGCAGCTGAGTCTGGCAGCGAAGGAACAGTCGTTAGCATCGCAGATGGTATCGCACGTGTTCACGGTGTGTCAGATGTAATGTATGGTGAGATGGTTCAATTTGACGAGAACACTTTCGGTATGGCGCTTAACCTTGAGCGTGACTCTATCGGTGTTGTTGTTCTTGGTGAATACAAACACATTTCTGAAGGTGACAAGGTAACTTGTACCGGTAAGATCCTAGAAGTACCAGTTGGTCCGGAAATGATGGGCCGTGTTGTTGACGGTCTTGGTCGTGCAATCGACGGTAAAGGTCCAATCGACGCTAAAATCACTTCACCTATCGAGCGTATCGCTCCTGGTGTTATCGACCGTAAATCGGTTGATCAGCCAATGATGACTGGTATCAAGTCTATCGACTCAATGATTCCAATCGGTCGTGGTCAGCGTGAGTTGATCATCGGTGACCGTCAGATCGGTAAGACTGCTATCGCAATCGATGCAATCATTTCACAGAAGAACACTGGTGTGAAATGTGTATACGTAGCGATGGGTCAAAAAGCATCTACTGTTAACAACGTACGTCGCAAGCTGGAAGAAACTGGCGCGATGGAAAACACTGTTATCGTTGCGGCTAACGCGTCTGATCCAGCAGCACTACAATACCTAGCGGCATACGCTGGTTGTGCAATGGGTGAGTACTACCGTGACCGTGGTGAAGATGCACTGATCATCTATGATGACTTGACTAAACAAGCGCAAGCTTACCGTCAAATCTCACTACTACTTCGTCGTCCTCCTGGGCGTGAAGCATTCCCTGGTGATATCTTCTACCTACACTCACGTCTACTTGAGCGTGCTGCTCGTGTAAGCGAAGACTACGTAGAACGTTTCACTAACGGTGAAGTAAAAGGTAAGACTGGTTCTTTGACTGCTCTTCCTATTATTGAAACTCAAGCGGGTGACGTATCTGCTTTCGTACCTACTAACGTTATCTCGATCACTGACGGTCAGATCTTCCTTGAGACTTCAATGTTCTCACAGGGTATCCGTCCTGCGGTTAACGCTGGTCTATCTGTATCCCGTGTTGGTGGTGCTGCACAGACTAAAGCGATCAAGAAACTTGGTGGTGGTATCCGTCTTGACCTGGCTCAGTACCGTGAACTTGCGGCTTTCGCACAGTTTGCTTCTGATCTAGATGCGACAACTAAAGCACAGCTAGAGCGTGGTAAGCGCGTAACTGAGCTTATGAAGCAGAAGCAATTTGCTCCGCTTACAATCGCTGAGATGGCTGCTTCTCTGTTTGCTGCAAACGAAGGTTTCCTAGACGACGTAGAAGTTGAAAAAGTTCTTGCGTTTGAAGCTGGTATGCACGCACACATGAACTCTGCACACGCTGACCTAGCCGCTAAGATCAACGATGGTGGTGCTTGGAACGATGATATCGCTGCTGAGCTTAAAGCTTGCATCGAAGAGTTCAAAGCGAACGGCGTTTACTAA
- a CDS encoding F0F1 ATP synthase subunit B, whose amino-acid sequence MSINATLLIQIIAFVLLIWFVNKVLWGPLSKLMEERQKKIADGLSAAEKGKHELELAEQKAKEVLKEAKAQAQNVLSQAEKRGSEIVEDAKVKATEEAERIKASAQAEIEQEVSRAREQLRKEVATIAVSGAEKILGKEVNAAAHNDMLEALVKQI is encoded by the coding sequence GTGAGTATTAACGCAACGCTTCTCATCCAGATTATTGCATTTGTGCTATTGATCTGGTTTGTGAACAAGGTGCTGTGGGGGCCACTTTCGAAGTTAATGGAAGAGCGTCAGAAGAAAATCGCTGACGGACTTTCTGCTGCTGAGAAAGGTAAGCATGAGTTGGAGCTAGCTGAACAGAAGGCTAAAGAAGTCCTTAAAGAAGCAAAAGCTCAAGCTCAAAACGTTCTAAGCCAAGCTGAAAAGCGCGGTTCTGAAATCGTAGAAGATGCTAAAGTCAAAGCGACTGAAGAAGCAGAACGTATTAAAGCTTCCGCCCAAGCAGAAATAGAGCAAGAAGTAAGTCGTGCAAGAGAGCAACTACGTAAAGAAGTTGCAACAATTGCCGTATCTGGTGCAGAGAAAATTCTAGGTAAAGAAGTTAACGCTGCTGCGCATAACGACATGCTAGAAGCCCTAGTAAAACAAATCTAA
- a CDS encoding DUF4282 domain-containing protein encodes MYEFLTFKRLISIDVLIVFYYLGAVVMPLLIYSWLSVLYRKYLAEVVQQSKPLIRSVLNLSAGRRWRWVLLGVLMFLFAELLWRLMFEYLIAFMQMRDALVMPA; translated from the coding sequence ATGTATGAATTTTTGACGTTTAAGCGTTTAATCAGTATCGATGTATTGATTGTTTTCTATTATCTCGGTGCAGTGGTTATGCCGTTGCTGATTTATAGCTGGCTGAGTGTTCTGTATCGGAAATATTTGGCCGAAGTCGTGCAGCAGAGTAAGCCTTTGATTCGTTCTGTGTTGAACCTGAGTGCAGGGCGTCGGTGGAGATGGGTGCTTCTGGGTGTTTTAATGTTTCTGTTTGCCGAGCTTTTATGGCGTCTGATGTTTGAGTATCTGATCGCGTTTATGCAGATGCGCGACGCTTTGGTGATGCCGGCATAG
- the atpG gene encoding F0F1 ATP synthase subunit gamma translates to MAGGSKEIRAKIGSVTNTKKITKAMEMVAASKMRRAQARMEATQPYVEKVKRVISHVAAAHPEYKHPYTQTRDNVKRVGLIVVSSDRGLCGGLNSNLFRKILPKMKAWQEAGVEVELALVGNKAKTFFRSYGGNVVASVSDLGDTPHIEDLVGTVKIVLDKFDAGEIDEVYVASNVFVNTMSQDPTVTQLVPLQAEDKHDNSRWDYLYEPDAKTALDLLMRRYVEATVFGSVVENAACEQGARMIAMKNATDNAGEMINELKLSYNKARQAAITAEISEIVAGTAAV, encoded by the coding sequence ATGGCAGGCGGTAGTAAAGAAATACGAGCCAAAATTGGTTCCGTAACGAATACCAAAAAAATCACCAAAGCCATGGAGATGGTTGCGGCGTCTAAAATGCGTAGAGCACAAGCACGCATGGAAGCGACTCAGCCATACGTCGAAAAAGTGAAGAGAGTGATCAGCCACGTAGCGGCAGCTCACCCTGAGTATAAGCATCCTTATACTCAGACTCGTGACAACGTTAAGCGCGTTGGCTTGATCGTAGTCTCTTCTGATCGAGGTCTTTGTGGTGGTTTAAACTCAAACTTATTCCGTAAAATCTTGCCAAAGATGAAAGCTTGGCAAGAAGCTGGTGTTGAGGTTGAACTTGCCCTGGTCGGTAACAAAGCAAAAACTTTCTTCCGTTCTTACGGTGGTAATGTTGTCGCTTCTGTTTCTGATCTAGGTGATACCCCTCACATTGAGGACCTGGTTGGTACAGTTAAAATCGTTCTTGATAAGTTCGATGCCGGTGAAATTGACGAAGTTTATGTTGCGTCTAACGTATTCGTAAACACTATGTCGCAAGATCCGACTGTTACCCAATTGGTTCCATTGCAAGCTGAAGATAAACATGACAACTCTCGTTGGGATTACCTTTACGAGCCGGATGCAAAAACAGCACTTGATCTGTTGATGCGTCGTTATGTTGAAGCTACCGTTTTCGGTTCTGTGGTTGAAAACGCAGCCTGCGAGCAAGGTGCTCGTATGATTGCGATGAAGAACGCAACCGACAACGCGGGTGAAATGATCAATGAATTGAAGCTGTCTTACAATAAGGCGCGTCAAGCTGCGATCACAGCTGAAATTTCAGAAATCGTTGCTGGTACAGCGGCTGTTTAA
- the rsmG gene encoding 16S rRNA (guanine(527)-N(7))-methyltransferase RsmG: protein MMHNELSHLRPKLESALELLTLELSPQQVDLLMEYLLLLQKWNKVYNLTAIRDPEEMLTKHLIDSLAVVPHIDSESIIDVGTGGGLPGIPLAICFPERRIDLLDSNSKKTRFLIQAKAQLGFE from the coding sequence ATGATGCATAACGAACTTTCTCACTTGAGACCGAAACTGGAATCGGCACTGGAACTGTTGACACTCGAGTTGTCCCCACAGCAAGTCGATCTGCTGATGGAGTATCTTCTGCTGCTGCAAAAGTGGAATAAAGTCTATAATCTTACCGCGATCCGCGATCCTGAAGAGATGCTGACCAAGCATTTGATTGACAGTCTTGCCGTCGTTCCGCATATCGACAGCGAGTCGATCATCGATGTCGGGACCGGCGGGGGACTTCCAGGGATTCCTCTGGCGATCTGTTTTCCGGAAAGACGAATTGATCTGCTGGACAGTAACAGCAAGAAAACACGTTTTCTAATTCAGGCGAAAGCACAATTGGGGTTTGAATAA
- a CDS encoding group II truncated hemoglobin: MSLERVEYGMGDATYRAVGGYSGLVKLVDEFYGAMEVLPEAQVIRAMHPEDLQVSRDKLVHFLSGWMNGPQIYADKYGSINIPQAHAHLDVGEAERDAWLFCMQVALEKQDYPLSLQQYLLTELFRPAERIRQVSSESRNAK, from the coding sequence ATGTCTCTGGAGAGAGTGGAATACGGGATGGGTGATGCAACCTATCGTGCGGTTGGCGGCTACAGTGGTCTGGTGAAACTGGTGGACGAGTTTTACGGTGCAATGGAGGTTTTACCCGAAGCTCAGGTTATCCGGGCTATGCACCCTGAAGATTTACAGGTATCGCGAGACAAGTTAGTGCATTTTTTATCCGGCTGGATGAACGGTCCGCAGATTTATGCAGATAAATACGGATCGATTAATATTCCACAGGCGCATGCCCATCTTGATGTCGGCGAGGCCGAACGCGATGCTTGGCTTTTCTGCATGCAGGTTGCATTGGAAAAACAAGATTATCCATTGTCTTTGCAACAGTATCTTTTGACGGAGCTGTTCAGGCCGGCGGAGCGAATCCGTCAGGTGAGTAGTGAATCCCGGAACGCAAAGTGA
- the mnmG gene encoding tRNA uridine-5-carboxymethylaminomethyl(34) synthesis enzyme MnmG has protein sequence MDKAFSIYDVIVVGGGHAGTEAALAAARMGQKTLLLTHNIDTLGQMSCNPAIGGIGKGHLVKEVDAMGGAMALATDMGGIQFRTLNASKGPAVRATRAQADRLLYKAAILKMLQHQPNLTLFQQPVEDILTEGDQVTGVVTKMGLKFYSRQVVLTAGTFLAGRIHIGLQNYEGGRAGDEPANRLAAKLRELDLPVGRLKTGTPPRIDARTVDFAKMQVQPGDDPAPVFSYMGSRDMHPQQVPCYITYTNAQTHEAIMASLHQSPMYSDQGEIDSVGPRYCPSIEDKVMRFADKDRHQVFIEPEGLNTTELYPNGISTSLPFETQIQIVQSMEGMENAQIMRPGYAIEYDFFDPRGLKPTLETRAINGLFFAGQINGTTGYEEAAAQGMLAGINAARRAQENEQWYPTRDQAYLGVLVDDLITMGTNEPYRMFTSRAEYRLMLREDNADQRLTPVAREMGLIDDGRWAAFEAKMEGREKEVERLQQTWIYPTHAEAKQAEALMDLPLSKEQTLFDLLKRPNVSYEALSELDVFGEGVEDPQVVELVEIEAKYSGYIARQMEQIEKLKRSEKVEIPQDLDLDKISGLSNEVKQKLRDHRPANLGMASRIQGITPAAVSILLIEIKKHRSQKSA, from the coding sequence ATGGATAAAGCGTTTTCAATCTATGATGTGATTGTGGTTGGCGGAGGCCATGCCGGTACGGAAGCGGCCTTGGCGGCGGCGCGTATGGGACAGAAAACCCTGTTGTTGACGCACAATATCGATACTCTCGGACAAATGTCCTGTAATCCTGCGATCGGCGGGATCGGTAAAGGCCATCTGGTTAAGGAGGTCGATGCGATGGGCGGCGCTATGGCGCTGGCTACGGATATGGGTGGGATTCAGTTCCGTACTTTGAATGCTTCCAAAGGTCCTGCAGTGCGTGCCACGCGTGCGCAAGCCGATCGCCTGCTGTATAAAGCGGCGATTCTAAAGATGCTTCAACACCAGCCGAACCTGACGCTTTTTCAGCAGCCCGTTGAAGATATTCTGACCGAAGGGGATCAGGTGACCGGAGTGGTCACTAAGATGGGGCTTAAATTCTACTCGCGCCAAGTGGTATTGACTGCGGGAACCTTTCTGGCCGGGCGCATTCATATCGGCCTGCAAAACTACGAAGGCGGTCGTGCCGGAGATGAACCGGCAAATCGTTTAGCGGCTAAACTGCGTGAATTGGATTTGCCGGTCGGGCGTCTGAAAACCGGAACGCCTCCGCGAATTGATGCGCGTACCGTCGATTTTGCAAAAATGCAGGTGCAGCCGGGTGATGATCCGGCACCGGTCTTTTCCTATATGGGCAGCCGCGATATGCACCCGCAGCAGGTACCATGCTATATCACCTACACCAATGCGCAGACGCATGAAGCGATTATGGCGTCGTTGCACCAGTCACCGATGTATTCCGATCAGGGCGAAATTGACAGTGTCGGGCCGCGTTACTGTCCTTCGATTGAAGACAAGGTGATGCGTTTTGCCGATAAGGATCGTCATCAGGTGTTTATCGAGCCGGAAGGGCTTAACACCACAGAGCTTTATCCGAATGGTATCTCGACCAGTTTGCCGTTTGAAACCCAAATCCAGATCGTTCAGTCGATGGAAGGGATGGAGAATGCTCAGATTATGCGTCCGGGCTATGCGATCGAATATGATTTCTTTGATCCGCGCGGTTTGAAACCGACGCTGGAAACCCGTGCGATCAACGGTCTGTTCTTTGCCGGCCAGATCAACGGTACGACAGGTTATGAAGAGGCTGCGGCGCAGGGGATGCTGGCCGGTATCAACGCCGCGCGCCGCGCGCAGGAAAACGAACAGTGGTATCCGACCCGTGATCAGGCTTACCTTGGTGTATTGGTCGATGATTTGATTACCATGGGAACGAATGAGCCTTATCGCATGTTTACCTCGCGTGCCGAGTATCGTCTGATGTTGCGTGAAGACAACGCCGATCAGCGCCTGACACCGGTCGCCCGTGAAATGGGGTTGATTGACGATGGGCGCTGGGCGGCTTTTGAAGCGAAGATGGAAGGGCGCGAAAAAGAGGTGGAACGCCTGCAGCAGACATGGATCTATCCGACGCATGCCGAAGCGAAGCAGGCGGAAGCGCTGATGGATCTTCCGCTGAGTAAAGAGCAGACGCTTTTCGATCTTTTAAAACGCCCGAATGTTTCCTATGAGGCGCTTTCCGAACTGGACGTTTTCGGCGAAGGCGTAGAAGACCCGCAGGTAGTCGAGCTGGTTGAGATTGAGGCTAAGTATTCCGGCTATATTGCTCGTCAGATGGAGCAGATTGAAAAATTGAAGCGTTCGGAAAAAGTCGAGATTCCACAAGATCTTGATCTGGATAAGATTTCCGGTCTGTCGAATGAAGTTAAGCAGAAACTGCGCGATCATCGCCCAGCTAATTTGGGCATGGCCAGCCGTATCCAGGGAATCACCCCGGCGGCGGTTTCGATTCTGCTGATCGAAATTAAAAAACACCGCTCACAAAAAAGTGCCTGA
- the atpE gene encoding F0F1 ATP synthase subunit C, with protein MEVTATMIADIYAATAIGVGVILAAAGLGSAIGWGLICSKTLEGIARQPEMRPALMTNMFIFAGLMESFPFIILAFAMWFLFANPFVGAMTAALGA; from the coding sequence ATGGAAGTAACTGCTACTATGATCGCTGATATCTACGCTGCAACTGCTATTGGTGTAGGTGTTATCTTGGCTGCTGCTGGTTTGGGTTCAGCAATCGGTTGGGGTCTAATCTGTTCTAAAACTCTAGAAGGTATTGCTCGTCAGCCTGAAATGCGTCCTGCGCTTATGACTAACATGTTCATCTTCGCTGGTCTTATGGAATCTTTCCCATTCATTATCCTAGCTTTCGCAATGTGGTTCCTATTCGCTAACCCATTCGTTGGTGCAATGACTGCTGCTCTAGGTGCTTAA
- a CDS encoding 16S rRNA (guanine(527)-N(7))-methyltransferase RsmG, with product MNNTQVWHKRVEEYQPEPLYDAVISRAFASLDDMLTWTHHLIPEGGVWWAMKAQKETEDLAGLPEYAEVTRIIELQVPGLDAQRRLIQAQKKAD from the coding sequence TTGAATAACACCCAAGTGTGGCATAAACGGGTTGAGGAATATCAGCCGGAACCGTTGTATGATGCGGTGATTTCGCGCGCGTTCGCTTCTCTGGACGATATGCTTACTTGGACGCACCACCTGATTCCCGAAGGCGGTGTCTGGTGGGCGATGAAGGCGCAAAAAGAGACCGAAGATCTCGCCGGTTTGCCGGAGTATGCGGAAGTAACGCGAATCATCGAACTCCAGGTGCCGGGTCTGGATGCCCAGCGTCGCCTGATTCAGGCGCAGAAAAAAGCCGATTAA
- the atpB gene encoding F0F1 ATP synthase subunit A: MSAEKMGTVEYIQHHLTNNTIGEGFWTFNMDTIIVSFLLGALIVFTAARLGKQLESGTPGGFQNFVESILDFVSTNVRDAFPGHNPLIAPIALTIFLWVWMMNFMDLIPVDLLPWLFQIVTGDSHAYLKVVPTTDLNTTLAMAFTVFALILYYNIKIKGIGGFIKMFLFHPFGKFFVPVNIVMTAIEEVSKPLSLALRLFGNMFAGELVFLLIALIGGTLAVGAAALFWAPLQVLLDLGWLIFHLLVITLQAFIFMVLTIVYLGMAHDEGH, from the coding sequence TTGAGTGCTGAAAAAATGGGAACGGTCGAGTATATCCAACACCACTTGACCAACAACACCATTGGTGAAGGTTTCTGGACCTTCAACATGGATACGATTATTGTCAGCTTTTTGCTTGGTGCGCTGATCGTCTTTACGGCGGCTCGTCTAGGTAAACAGCTTGAAAGCGGAACCCCAGGCGGTTTCCAGAACTTCGTTGAATCGATTCTAGACTTCGTTTCGACTAACGTTCGTGATGCTTTCCCAGGACATAACCCGCTTATCGCGCCAATCGCGTTGACCATTTTCCTATGGGTTTGGATGATGAACTTCATGGATTTGATCCCGGTTGATCTACTACCTTGGTTGTTCCAGATTGTTACAGGTGATTCTCACGCATACTTGAAAGTTGTTCCGACTACGGATCTAAACACGACTTTGGCGATGGCGTTCACCGTATTTGCATTGATTCTTTATTACAACATCAAGATTAAAGGCATCGGTGGCTTTATCAAGATGTTCCTATTCCATCCTTTCGGTAAGTTCTTCGTACCGGTCAACATTGTAATGACTGCGATTGAAGAAGTTTCCAAGCCGCTATCTCTTGCTCTGCGTTTGTTCGGTAACATGTTCGCAGGGGAATTGGTATTCCTACTGATCGCATTGATTGGTGGAACTCTAGCAGTGGGTGCCGCTGCCCTATTCTGGGCACCACTACAAGTATTGCTTGATCTAGGTTGGTTGATTTTCCACTTGTTGGTTATCACCTTGCAGGCATTTATCTTTATGGTGCTCACAATTGTTTATCTGGGAATGGCACACGACGAAGGTCACTAA
- a CDS encoding F0F1 ATP synthase subunit delta, producing the protein MAELMTIARPYAEAVFALAKEEQTLAAWSEQLANLAAITNDAAMQDVLNDPSRTEDEILGIYAAVMGEGLTEQGKNLLTAMADNKRLPALSEVAEQFEILKAEEEKRVRATVVSAFDVTDEQKNKLSAALNAKFDAEVEISYEVDPSLVGGIKIKVGDWALDGSALTQLNKLGAAIAQ; encoded by the coding sequence ATGGCAGAATTAATGACAATTGCAAGACCTTACGCAGAAGCGGTCTTTGCTCTAGCTAAAGAAGAGCAAACGCTTGCAGCTTGGTCAGAACAGTTAGCAAATCTTGCAGCCATCACAAATGATGCCGCTATGCAGGATGTGCTAAATGATCCTTCACGTACTGAAGATGAAATCCTTGGGATTTATGCTGCGGTAATGGGTGAAGGTCTGACTGAACAAGGCAAGAACCTGTTGACTGCTATGGCTGATAACAAACGTCTTCCGGCTTTATCTGAAGTTGCTGAGCAATTTGAGATTCTTAAAGCCGAAGAAGAGAAACGCGTTCGCGCGACTGTTGTTTCAGCTTTCGACGTAACGGATGAGCAGAAGAATAAATTAAGTGCTGCTTTAAATGCTAAGTTTGATGCCGAAGTAGAGATCAGTTATGAAGTTGATCCTTCACTGGTCGGCGGCATTAAGATCAAAGTCGGTGACTGGGCGCTAGACGGCTCGGCACTTACGCAACTGAACAAACTTGGCGCAGCAATCGCCCAATAA
- a CDS encoding AtpZ/AtpI family protein: MSEKPNTPPSDENRGAPGAAANYLLLSAGSIFTSMLIAGFIVGYVLDEIFDTRPILMLACALLGFIGGIQKVIHLTKRLDNVQSEKKDD, encoded by the coding sequence ATGAGCGAAAAGCCAAATACCCCACCGAGCGATGAAAATAGAGGTGCTCCGGGGGCTGCTGCGAACTATTTACTCCTGAGCGCAGGATCGATTTTTACCTCCATGTTGATTGCAGGATTTATTGTCGGGTACGTATTGGACGAAATTTTCGATACCCGACCGATTCTGATGCTGGCTTGTGCACTATTGGGCTTTATCGGCGGAATCCAGAAGGTTATTCATTTGACCAAGCGTCTGGATAACGTTCAATCAGAGAAAAAAGATGATTAG